The Archangium lipolyticum genome window below encodes:
- a CDS encoding nucleoside deaminase, producing MRPEDTQHLMHAIDLARQARARGDNPFGSVLVDARGRVLLEGKNTQGTTRDCTGHAESNLMSEATQRYPPEELVGSTLYASTEPCAMCAGAIFWGGVRRVVFALSSAELSQFTNPSAPTLRMSCRDVFARGSEPTEVVGPVALPEAREVHEGFWK from the coding sequence ATGAGACCGGAGGACACGCAGCACCTGATGCATGCCATCGACCTGGCACGACAGGCCCGGGCACGGGGAGACAATCCCTTCGGCTCGGTGCTGGTGGACGCGAGGGGACGCGTCCTCCTGGAGGGCAAGAACACCCAGGGGACGACGAGGGACTGCACCGGCCATGCGGAGTCCAACCTCATGAGCGAGGCCACCCAGCGATACCCTCCCGAGGAGCTGGTTGGCTCCACCCTCTACGCCAGCACCGAGCCCTGTGCCATGTGCGCGGGCGCCATCTTCTGGGGCGGCGTGCGGAGGGTCGTCTTCGCGCTCTCCTCCGCGGAGCTGAGCCAGTTCACGAACCCCTCCGCGCCCACCCTTCGCATGTCCTGCCGCGACGTCTTCGCCCGCGGCTCCGAGCCCACCGAGGTGGTGGGTCCGGTGGCGCTGCCGGAGGCCCGTGAGGTGCACGAGGGCTTCTGGAAATAA
- a CDS encoding chloramphenicol phosphotransferase CPT family protein → MHSDKPHVNEEHGTGGNVIVLNGPSVAGKTSIQKKLQELFEEPYMAMGIDSILVGMLPPRYFMGAPPDGEQVLYGVPSTDESGSPLFTLRFGPKGQRVIAGMHHAIAAFAEQGNNVIVDYILYEREWLPDFANALRSVNAYFVGVRIPLEALEERERQRATSPRGHARSHYATVHAHGLYDVEVDTSRASPEECAARIHEYVRTHPEPTAFAQLRERFQAGQASPAGRS, encoded by the coding sequence ATGCACTCCGACAAACCTCACGTGAACGAAGAGCACGGTACGGGCGGCAACGTCATCGTGCTGAATGGCCCTTCGGTCGCGGGAAAGACGAGCATCCAGAAGAAGCTCCAGGAGCTCTTCGAGGAGCCCTACATGGCGATGGGCATCGACTCGATCCTCGTCGGCATGCTGCCGCCGCGCTACTTCATGGGCGCTCCTCCCGACGGCGAGCAGGTGCTCTATGGCGTACCCTCCACGGACGAGAGCGGCTCGCCGCTCTTCACGCTGCGTTTCGGACCCAAGGGGCAGCGAGTCATCGCGGGCATGCACCATGCCATCGCGGCCTTCGCGGAGCAGGGCAACAACGTCATCGTGGACTACATCCTCTACGAGCGCGAGTGGCTCCCTGACTTCGCGAACGCGCTGCGCTCCGTGAACGCGTATTTTGTCGGTGTTCGCATTCCCCTGGAGGCTCTCGAGGAGCGAGAGCGGCAGCGTGCGACGTCCCCGCGCGGACATGCGCGTAGCCACTACGCCACGGTGCATGCGCATGGGTTGTACGACGTGGAGGTCGATACGTCGCGCGCCTCTCCCGAGGAGTGTGCGGCCCGGATCCACGAGTACGTGCGCACCCACCCCGAGCCGACTGCCTTCGCGCAGCTGCGAGAGCGGTTCCAGG